In one window of Mytilus galloprovincialis chromosome 6, xbMytGall1.hap1.1, whole genome shotgun sequence DNA:
- the LOC143078006 gene encoding 23 kDa integral membrane protein-like encodes MRLECLGRTCVTFINSIFMFCSLSLVAAGVVAKLASDIGFINGLEDQVKEYLNSTTANIGTSNNGINDLSVAEHLDGMALIFIISGCVLFILSFCGCCGALCNNKTSMTIYAMIITVMFIAEIVVVILLYAAPNTIQDAILDVLYESLKNYNGLGNFDTTTLGWMFFMKEMNCCGVYGYWDFSMTHSDDWRKPGLVSTKLDAPIICCVKEPLSPSKADTSCARKETFDIHTQGCFGAVWDVIMGNSLYTGIVFSVAFVFQLLLIIFSCILIARNKDKSKLAGACRWIRIGSHCLVCVVENA; translated from the exons ttctgTAGCCTTTCCTTGGTAGCTGCAGGTGTAGTTGCCAAACTAGCATCGGATATTGGTTTTATAAATGGACTTGAAGATCaagttaaagaatatttaaattcTACGACTGCGAATATTGGAACTTCAAACAACGGAATCAACGATTTGTCCGTTGCTGAGCATTTAGATGGGATGGCCTTAATATTCATTATTTCTGGTTGCGTTTTGTTTATCTTGTCATTTTGTGGTTGTTGTGGAGCCTTGTGCAATAATAAAACATCAATGACTATT taCGCCATGATCATAACAGTTATGTTCATTGCAGAAATTGTTGTGGTAATTTTACTGTATGCTGCTCCAAACACG ATTCAAGATGCTATATTGGACGTTTTATATGAATCATTGAAAAACTACAATGGGCTTGGAAACTTTGATACTACAACACTTGGGTGGATGTTTTTCATGAAAGAG atgaattgttGTGGTGTTTATGGGTATTGGGATTTCAGTATGACACACAGCGATGATTGGAGAAAACCTGGATTAGTGAGCACTAAATTAGATGCACCCATCATATGCTGTGTTAAAGAACCACTAAGCCCTTCTAAAGCTGATACAAGTTGTGCACGCAAAGAAACCTTTGATATACATACACAG GGATGTTTTGGTGCAGTATGGGACGTTATAATGGGAAACTCATTGTATACCGGAATAGTATTTTCTGTGGCATTTGTTTTCCAg ttgctgctGATTATATTTTCGTGCATTTTGATCGCCAGAAATAAGGATAAGAGCAAATTGGCGGGAGCTTGTAGGTGGATTAGAATAGGCTCGCATTGTTTAGTTTGTGTAGTGGAAAACGCTTAA